Proteins encoded in a region of the Flavobacteriaceae bacterium HL-DH10 genome:
- a CDS encoding acyl-CoA dehydrogenase family protein — protein MKPDLFEAPDYYNLDELLSDEHKLVRDAARAWVKREVSPIIEDYAQKAKFPKQIISGLAEIGAFGPYIPMEYGGAGLDQISYGLIMQEIERGDSGIRSTASVQSSLVMYPIWKYGNESQRQKYLPKLASGEWMGCFGLTEPDHGSNPSGMVTHFKDMGDHYLLNGAKMWISNAPFAQVAVVWAKDENGRIHGLLIERGMEGFTTPETHNKWSLRASATGELIFDNVKVPKENLLPNKSGLGAPLGCLDSARYGIAWGAIGAAMDCYDTALRYSKERIQFGKPIGQFQLQQKKLAEMITEITKAQLLTWRLGVLRNNDKATSAQISMAKRNNVDMAINIAREARQMLGGMGITGEYSIMRHSMNLESVITYEGTHDIHLLITGLDITGLNAFK, from the coding sequence ATGAAACCAGATTTATTTGAAGCACCAGATTATTATAATCTTGACGAATTATTAAGTGATGAGCATAAATTAGTTCGTGATGCTGCTCGCGCCTGGGTAAAACGTGAAGTCTCACCAATTATAGAAGACTATGCTCAAAAAGCAAAATTCCCTAAGCAAATTATAAGTGGCTTAGCTGAAATTGGTGCATTCGGACCATACATTCCTATGGAATATGGCGGTGCTGGTTTAGATCAAATTTCCTATGGGTTAATTATGCAAGAAATAGAACGAGGAGATTCTGGTATTCGCAGTACAGCTTCGGTACAATCTAGCTTAGTTATGTATCCTATTTGGAAATATGGTAATGAATCACAGCGCCAAAAGTATCTACCCAAATTAGCTAGTGGCGAATGGATGGGTTGTTTTGGTTTAACAGAGCCAGATCATGGTAGCAACCCAAGTGGTATGGTTACTCATTTTAAAGATATGGGCGACCATTATTTATTAAATGGAGCTAAAATGTGGATTAGCAATGCGCCTTTTGCACAAGTTGCGGTAGTTTGGGCCAAAGACGAAAACGGACGTATTCATGGTTTATTAATAGAACGTGGCATGGAGGGCTTTACCACTCCTGAAACCCATAACAAATGGTCGTTACGAGCAAGTGCTACAGGCGAACTTATTTTCGATAATGTAAAAGTCCCTAAAGAAAATTTACTACCTAACAAATCTGGTCTAGGTGCGCCTTTAGGTTGTTTAGATTCTGCTCGTTATGGCATTGCTTGGGGTGCTATTGGTGCCGCTATGGACTGTTATGATACAGCTTTACGCTACAGCAAAGAACGTATACAATTTGGAAAGCCTATTGGACAATTTCAACTGCAACAAAAGAAACTTGCTGAAATGATTACCGAAATTACCAAAGCTCAACTTTTAACATGGCGTTTAGGTGTTTTACGTAACAATGACAAAGCAACATCTGCGCAAATATCTATGGCAAAACGCAACAATGTAGATATGGCTATTAATATTGCCCGTGAAGCTAGACAAATGCTAGGTGGTATGGGAATTACAGGCGAGTATAGTATTATGCGCCACTCTATGAATCTTGAAAGTGTTATTACCTATGAAGGCACTCATGATATTCATTTATTAATAACAGGTCTTGACATTACTGGATTAAATGCTTTTAAATGA
- a CDS encoding Fe-S cluster domain-containing protein — translation MSESVLYSVFLLASLGIIAAIVLYVVSKKFYVYENPLIGEVDNLLPAANCGGCGSPGCKAFAEKLVSSEDISDLFCPVGGNDVMKQVATVLEKEVAEKDPTLAVLLCQGSCEVRPKTTEYQGPRNCAISAMIYSGETDCQYGCLGDGDCVAVCKFDAMYMDETTGLPVIITDKCTSCGACAEACPRDIIEMRPKHKRDLKIFVGCLNQDKAGIAKKACDVACIGCSKCEDICPKDAIDMSNNLAYIDPVACTLCRKCVDVCPTHSIIETNFPKKKVKKVEPKVEKAEANVESDKIKTDA, via the coding sequence ATGTCTGAATCTGTTTTATATAGTGTTTTCTTATTAGCTTCCTTGGGAATCATTGCAGCTATTGTTCTGTATGTAGTCTCTAAAAAGTTCTATGTTTATGAAAATCCTTTAATAGGAGAAGTTGATAATTTATTACCAGCTGCCAACTGTGGTGGTTGTGGATCTCCTGGTTGTAAAGCTTTCGCTGAAAAACTAGTAAGCTCTGAAGATATTTCAGATCTTTTCTGTCCCGTTGGAGGCAACGATGTTATGAAACAAGTTGCTACGGTTTTAGAAAAAGAAGTTGCCGAAAAAGACCCTACGCTAGCCGTTTTACTTTGTCAGGGTAGCTGTGAAGTGAGACCAAAAACTACCGAATATCAAGGCCCTAGAAACTGTGCCATATCTGCAATGATCTATAGTGGAGAAACCGATTGTCAATATGGTTGTTTAGGCGATGGTGATTGTGTTGCAGTATGTAAATTCGACGCCATGTACATGGATGAAACTACTGGACTTCCCGTAATAATTACAGACAAATGTACATCTTGTGGTGCTTGCGCTGAAGCTTGTCCGAGAGACATAATTGAAATGCGTCCTAAGCACAAAAGGGATTTAAAAATATTTGTTGGCTGTTTAAACCAAGACAAGGCAGGTATTGCAAAAAAAGCCTGCGATGTTGCTTGTATAGGATGCTCTAAATGTGAAGATATATGCCCAAAAGATGCTATAGACATGTCGAATAACTTAGCATATATAGATCCTGTAGCCTGTACTTTATGTAGAAAATGTGTCGATGTTTGCCCTACACACTCTATTATAGAAACAAATTTTCCGAAGAAAAAAGTGAAAAAGGTTGAACCTAAAGTTGAAAAAGCAGAAGCAAATGTTGAATCTGATAAAATAAAGACCGATGCTTAA
- a CDS encoding 2-oxoacid:ferredoxin oxidoreductase subunit beta, translated as METTAVKKYTFKDFASNQEVRWCPGCDDYVILRAMQKALPEMGVKKEDVVFISGIGCSSRFPYYMDTYGMHSIHGRAPAIASGVKLANPDLSVWVITGDGDSMAIGGNHFIHVLRRNINLNIVLFNNEIYGLTKGQFSPTSLVGQKTKSSPYGNTQQPFQPGELAIGAQARFFARIGGNTPKEMTQMFIDAEKFNGTSLIEVLQNCVIFNDGCYTQFTDKNIREDKQLFVEDGKPMVFGKNRDKGLVLNGLKLEVVTIGENGVEQEDILVHNAKEQDPTMHQMLVRLKYPLVTGIIRRFDDITLEEREDALTKQVKSNSKFTQTDDLFFSGEIYQVN; from the coding sequence ATGGAAACAACAGCAGTTAAAAAATATACGTTTAAGGATTTTGCAAGCAACCAAGAAGTACGTTGGTGCCCAGGTTGTGATGATTATGTTATTTTAAGAGCCATGCAAAAAGCACTTCCAGAAATGGGTGTAAAAAAGGAAGATGTTGTTTTTATTTCTGGTATAGGATGCTCCTCAAGATTCCCGTATTATATGGATACGTATGGTATGCACAGTATTCATGGTAGAGCACCTGCTATAGCATCAGGCGTTAAGTTAGCAAACCCAGATTTAAGTGTTTGGGTTATTACTGGCGATGGCGATTCTATGGCTATTGGTGGTAATCATTTTATTCACGTGTTACGTAGAAATATAAATTTAAATATTGTATTGTTTAATAATGAAATTTACGGATTAACAAAAGGGCAATTTTCACCAACGTCTTTGGTTGGTCAAAAAACAAAATCATCACCTTACGGAAATACGCAACAACCTTTTCAACCAGGTGAATTAGCTATAGGAGCTCAAGCTCGGTTTTTTGCTAGAATAGGAGGGAATACGCCCAAAGAAATGACACAAATGTTTATTGATGCTGAAAAATTTAATGGTACATCTTTAATTGAAGTTTTACAAAATTGTGTAATTTTTAATGATGGTTGCTATACCCAATTTACCGATAAAAATATTCGTGAGGATAAACAGTTATTTGTTGAAGATGGAAAACCTATGGTTTTTGGAAAAAATAGAGATAAAGGTTTGGTGTTAAACGGGTTGAAATTAGAAGTTGTCACCATTGGAGAAAATGGCGTTGAACAAGAAGATATTTTAGTTCATAATGCAAAAGAACAAGATCCGACGATGCATCAAATGTTAGTGCGATTAAAATATCCTTTAGTGACCGGTATTATAAGACGTTTTGATGATATTACTTTAGAAGAAAGAGAAGATGCTTTAACAAAGCAAGTTAAATCCAATTCAAAATTTACTCAAACCGATGATCTTTTCTTTTCGGGTGAAATATATCAAGTGAATTAA
- a CDS encoding RnfABCDGE type electron transport complex subunit G: MSKKESTFLSMVVSLLLITLISGFALGFVNDLTIEPKAKAKLAKKVNAIKLVLPEFDNNPVEDVKKIKTALAKDSIEVYPAFKNDQFVGAAVISYSDKGFSGLVKIMVGFKADGAIKNIAVLEQKETPGLGTKMKDESFLKQFRDKNPATFKLKVKKDGGEVDALTGATISSRAFSESTKMAYDIFVKNLEAINKTKH, translated from the coding sequence ATGAGTAAAAAAGAATCAACATTTCTAAGTATGGTGGTATCTCTTTTATTGATAACACTCATTTCGGGGTTCGCCTTAGGCTTTGTAAACGATTTAACAATTGAACCAAAAGCAAAGGCCAAATTAGCAAAAAAAGTAAATGCTATAAAATTGGTATTACCAGAATTTGATAATAACCCTGTTGAAGACGTAAAAAAAATTAAAACAGCGCTTGCTAAAGATAGTATTGAAGTGTATCCTGCTTTTAAAAACGACCAATTCGTTGGTGCTGCTGTTATTAGTTATTCTGATAAAGGCTTTAGCGGTTTAGTAAAAATTATGGTCGGTTTTAAAGCTGATGGAGCTATAAAAAACATAGCGGTTTTAGAACAAAAAGAAACCCCTGGATTAGGAACAAAAATGAAAGACGAATCGTTTTTAAAACAATTTAGAGATAAAAACCCTGCCACATTTAAATTAAAAGTTAAAAAAGATGGCGGAGAAGTTGATGCATTAACAGGAGCAACCATTTCTTCTAGAGCCTTTAGTGAATCGACTAAAATGGCTTACGATATTTTCGTAAAAAATCTTGAGGCTATCAACAAAACTAAACATTAA
- the rsxC gene encoding electron transport complex subunit RsxC: MLKTFPKGGIHPPENKITSSKGIKKMTVPKVVYVPISQHIGIPAEIIVNVKDKVEKGQVIAKSGGFVSSNIHTPVAGTVTKLDKIIDTSGYKKQCIVIRTDAKNEANFEEIEFPLKKEIILEPKDILQKINDYGIVGLGGATFPSHVKLSVKEGNILDHLIINGVECEPYLTADHRLMLEKAEEIIVGIHILMTALKINKAIIGIENNKKDAINIFKKLTQNDPKIQVAALQVKYPQGGEKQLVRALLNREVPKNGLPLDVGVIVHNVGTIYAIYEAIQHNKPLTERVVTVTGKKLENASNYWVKIGTPIKDLVSEVGGLPEGTRKIINGGPMMGKAIKNLDVPVTKGTSGILVIHEDEASRGEPKNCIRCSECVNVCPMGLEPHLLMNLSEKGMYEKASYEDIMTCIECGSCSYVCPSHRPLLDYIRFGKNIVKKLNTAKN; the protein is encoded by the coding sequence ATGCTTAAAACATTTCCAAAAGGCGGTATTCATCCACCAGAAAATAAAATAACGTCATCTAAAGGTATTAAAAAAATGACAGTACCTAAAGTTGTATATGTTCCCATATCACAACATATAGGTATTCCTGCCGAAATAATTGTTAATGTTAAAGACAAAGTAGAGAAAGGGCAGGTTATTGCAAAATCTGGCGGATTTGTTTCTTCTAACATACATACTCCTGTAGCTGGAACAGTTACCAAACTAGATAAAATAATAGATACCAGTGGCTACAAAAAACAATGCATTGTTATTAGAACTGATGCTAAAAATGAAGCTAATTTTGAAGAAATTGAATTCCCTTTAAAAAAGGAGATTATTCTTGAACCTAAAGACATTTTACAGAAAATAAACGATTATGGTATTGTTGGTTTAGGAGGTGCTACATTTCCTTCTCATGTAAAATTAAGCGTAAAAGAGGGAAACATTTTAGACCACCTTATTATTAATGGTGTAGAATGTGAACCGTACTTAACAGCAGACCATCGTTTAATGCTTGAAAAAGCTGAGGAAATTATAGTTGGCATCCATATTTTAATGACTGCTTTAAAAATTAATAAAGCTATTATCGGTATTGAAAACAACAAAAAAGATGCTATAAATATCTTTAAAAAACTAACTCAAAACGATCCAAAAATTCAAGTTGCTGCTTTACAAGTTAAATACCCACAAGGCGGCGAAAAACAACTAGTAAGAGCCCTATTAAATAGAGAGGTTCCTAAAAACGGATTACCATTAGACGTTGGTGTTATTGTACATAATGTTGGAACCATTTACGCTATTTATGAAGCCATTCAGCATAACAAACCATTAACAGAACGTGTGGTTACGGTTACAGGAAAAAAATTAGAAAATGCTTCTAACTACTGGGTTAAAATAGGAACTCCTATTAAAGATTTAGTATCTGAAGTTGGAGGCTTACCAGAAGGTACTCGTAAAATAATTAATGGCGGACCTATGATGGGAAAAGCTATTAAAAACCTAGACGTCCCAGTAACTAAAGGCACTTCAGGCATCTTGGTTATTCATGAAGATGAAGCAAGCAGAGGTGAACCAAAAAACTGTATTCGTTGTAGCGAATGTGTAAATGTTTGCCCAATGGGATTAGAACCGCATCTTTTAATGAATCTTTCAGAAAAAGGGATGTATGAAAAAGCTTCTTATGAAGATATTATGACTTGCATAGAATGTGGTTCTTGCAGTTATGTATGTCCTTCACACAGACCCTTATTAGACTACATAAGATTTGGAAAAAACATTGTTAAAAAGTTAAATACAGCTAAAAACTAA
- a CDS encoding RnfABCDGE type electron transport complex subunit D yields MSNQSIIVSASPHVHSDRTSKKLMYDVVIALIPAFLISIYVFGISALIATTVAIASCMLFEYLIQKYLLKTDVTITDGSALITGILLAFNLPATLPIWMIIVGSLVAIGVAKLSFGGLGFNIFNPALVGRVFLLVSFPVQMTMWPTAIENNTKLVDAVTGATPLGVIKEGLQYGETMTEISSKIPSTIEMLFGFTGGSLGEMSAIALLLGGLYLIIRKVITWHIPVTLLASMAVITGVFWLINAEQYANPIIHLLSGGAILGAFYMATDLVTSPMTKKGMIIFAIGIGLITVLIRLFGAYPEGISFAILIMNAFVPLINKYFKPRRFGNKIKSKIV; encoded by the coding sequence ATGAGTAATCAATCCATAATTGTATCGGCGTCTCCGCATGTACACTCAGATAGAACTTCTAAAAAACTCATGTATGATGTGGTTATAGCATTAATACCTGCATTTTTAATTTCTATATATGTATTTGGAATTAGTGCATTAATAGCAACAACTGTAGCAATTGCCTCGTGTATGTTGTTTGAATATCTTATTCAGAAATATCTTTTAAAAACAGATGTCACTATAACCGATGGTTCTGCTTTAATTACAGGGATTTTATTAGCATTTAATTTACCTGCTACCTTACCAATCTGGATGATTATTGTTGGTAGTTTAGTTGCCATTGGCGTTGCAAAACTATCCTTTGGAGGCTTAGGATTCAATATTTTTAATCCAGCTTTAGTAGGACGTGTATTTTTACTCGTATCATTCCCAGTACAAATGACCATGTGGCCAACAGCTATTGAAAACAACACCAAACTTGTAGATGCTGTTACAGGAGCAACGCCACTTGGTGTGATAAAAGAAGGTCTGCAATATGGCGAAACAATGACTGAAATTAGTTCGAAAATCCCTTCTACTATCGAGATGTTATTCGGATTTACAGGAGGATCTTTAGGAGAAATGTCGGCAATAGCTTTACTATTAGGAGGCTTATATTTAATTATACGAAAAGTTATTACTTGGCATATTCCAGTTACACTCTTAGCTTCTATGGCAGTTATAACAGGTGTTTTCTGGCTTATAAACGCAGAGCAATATGCCAACCCAATAATTCATTTACTTTCTGGTGGTGCTATTTTAGGAGCCTTTTATATGGCAACCGATCTAGTAACAAGTCCTATGACAAAAAAAGGCATGATCATTTTCGCCATTGGTATTGGGTTAATTACTGTTTTAATACGGCTTTTTGGAGCCTATCCCGAAGGTATTTCGTTTGCTATTTTAATCATGAATGCCTTTGTGCCATTAATCAATAAATATTTCAAACCTAGAAGATTTGGAAATAAAATAAAATCTAAAATCGTGTAA
- a CDS encoding electron transport complex subunit E yields MAELLNQKQNFLKGIIKENPIFVMLLGMCPTLGVTSSAFNGLGMGVATLFVLLMSNIVVSLVKSQIPSKVRIPAFIIIIASFVTIVEMVLEAFIPFLYEQLGIFIPLIVVNCLILGRAEAFASKNNVLASILDALGMGLGFVLALTVLGAVREILGSGSLFSLKFVPENANTFILFILPPGAFIALAYLTVIFNKLTSKTI; encoded by the coding sequence ATGGCTGAACTACTGAATCAAAAGCAAAATTTCTTAAAAGGAATTATTAAAGAAAACCCAATTTTTGTGATGCTGTTAGGTATGTGTCCTACATTAGGTGTTACCTCATCGGCATTTAATGGTTTAGGAATGGGTGTCGCTACCCTATTTGTGTTATTAATGTCTAACATTGTGGTTTCATTAGTGAAATCTCAAATACCTAGTAAGGTTCGTATTCCTGCGTTCATCATTATTATAGCTTCTTTTGTGACTATTGTTGAAATGGTTTTAGAAGCTTTTATTCCATTTTTATATGAGCAATTAGGAATTTTTATTCCCTTAATTGTGGTAAACTGCTTGATACTTGGTAGAGCTGAAGCTTTTGCATCAAAAAACAATGTTTTAGCATCTATTCTTGATGCTTTAGGTATGGGATTAGGTTTTGTTCTAGCTTTAACTGTTTTGGGTGCTGTACGCGAAATACTAGGTAGTGGTAGTTTATTTAGTTTAAAATTTGTTCCCGAAAATGCTAACACATTTATACTATTTATTTTACCTCCAGGAGCCTTTATTGCCTTGGCGTATTTAACTGTTATTTTCAACAAGCTAACCTCTAAAACAATTTAA
- a CDS encoding methyltransferase, translating to MSKKPFVFKQFNVNQDQCAMKIGTDSVLLGAWTSIENNPFSVLDIGAGTGVLSLMLAQRCFAELIDAIEIDDNTYEQCVDNFEQSTWGDRLFCYHASLEAFVEEIEDKYDLIISNPPFYSEDFKTENTQRDLARFTDAMSFEHLIDSVSKLLSEDGIFSVIIPFKEEVAFIEIASNYHLSPNKILRVKGNPNSEIKRSLLEFSFHKSHINVNELIIETERHKYTADYINLTKDFYLKM from the coding sequence ATGTCTAAAAAACCTTTTGTTTTCAAACAATTTAATGTAAACCAAGATCAATGTGCTATGAAAATCGGTACCGATAGTGTATTGCTTGGTGCTTGGACTTCTATTGAAAATAACCCTTTTTCTGTTTTAGATATTGGAGCAGGAACAGGTGTACTATCTCTTATGCTAGCACAACGCTGCTTCGCAGAACTCATTGATGCCATTGAAATTGATGATAACACCTATGAACAATGTGTCGATAATTTTGAACAATCTACGTGGGGAGACCGTCTTTTTTGTTATCATGCTTCATTAGAAGCGTTTGTAGAAGAAATTGAAGATAAATACGATCTCATTATTTCTAATCCGCCGTTTTACTCCGAAGATTTTAAAACTGAAAATACGCAACGTGATTTAGCTAGATTTACCGATGCTATGTCATTTGAACATTTAATTGATAGTGTTTCAAAACTGTTATCTGAAGACGGTATATTCTCTGTAATTATACCTTTTAAAGAAGAAGTTGCATTTATTGAAATCGCTTCAAATTACCATCTTTCGCCCAATAAAATACTCCGTGTTAAAGGCAATCCAAATTCAGAAATTAAAAGAAGCCTTTTAGAATTCTCTTTTCACAAAAGCCACATAAATGTAAATGAGTTAATTATTGAAACAGAACGTCACAAATACACTGCAGACTATATAAATCTTACCAAAGATTTTTATTTAAAAATGTAA
- a CDS encoding SoxR reducing system RseC family protein has protein sequence MNSQPSNKNTFIHAGIVSKIGDESVVVSLEQNIHCESCRAKAACGISESNTKEIEIINPNDSYKINEHVNVVLKKALGFKAVFWAYVFPFILMFLTLIIASIYLKEWIAGILSLLILIPYYLTLYFLKSTLKSAFKISILKI, from the coding sequence ATGAATTCTCAACCATCAAATAAAAACACATTTATACATGCTGGTATTGTCTCCAAAATTGGAGACGAATCGGTTGTGGTTTCTTTAGAGCAAAATATTCATTGTGAATCATGTCGAGCTAAAGCTGCTTGTGGTATTTCAGAATCTAATACCAAAGAAATTGAAATAATAAACCCAAATGATTCATATAAAATTAATGAGCATGTTAATGTGGTTTTAAAAAAAGCACTTGGCTTTAAAGCTGTGTTTTGGGCTTATGTTTTTCCTTTTATTTTAATGTTTCTTACTTTAATAATAGCATCTATTTATTTAAAAGAATGGATTGCTGGAATCTTATCATTACTCATATTAATACCTTATTATCTCACGCTCTATTTTTTAAAAAGCACGTTAAAAAGTGCCTTTAAAATTTCCATATTAAAAATATAA
- a CDS encoding 2Fe-2S iron-sulfur cluster-binding protein: MSDITIKITDRDGVAHTLLAPTDMAMNLMEVVRSYELAPEGTIGVCGGMAMCASCQCYVTSDTELPEMSDDEEAMLSEAFDVKDNSRLGCQIQMSPEMEGLEVELAPES, encoded by the coding sequence ATGTCAGATATTACAATAAAAATAACAGATAGAGATGGTGTAGCACATACATTGCTAGCGCCAACAGATATGGCTATGAATCTTATGGAGGTTGTAAGGTCTTATGAATTAGCCCCAGAAGGTACTATTGGAGTTTGTGGTGGTATGGCTATGTGTGCTTCTTGTCAATGTTACGTAACGAGTGATACAGAATTGCCAGAAATGAGCGATGATGAAGAAGCTATGCTTTCAGAAGCTTTTGATGTTAAAGACAATTCGCGTTTAGGTTGTCAAATACAAATGTCGCCTGAAATGGAAGGTCTTGAGGTGGAACTTGCCCCTGAGAGTTAA
- a CDS encoding RnfABCDGE type electron transport complex subunit A has product MDYVIILIAAVFVNNIVLSQFLGICPFLGVSNKVSTSIGMSGAVLFVMTIATTVTYLLHQYVLVPAGLNYLRTITFILVIAALVQMVEIMLKKVSPSLYQALGVFLPLITTNCAVLGVAILALGLDNGSLLKAVFFAISNSLGFALALIVFASIREQLELANIPEGMKGVPVNLLVAGLLSLAFLGFTALV; this is encoded by the coding sequence ATGGATTATGTAATTATACTTATAGCGGCCGTATTTGTAAACAATATTGTATTATCACAATTTTTAGGCATCTGTCCTTTTTTAGGAGTATCTAATAAAGTATCGACGTCTATTGGGATGTCTGGTGCGGTTTTATTTGTAATGACGATTGCCACAACCGTAACTTATTTATTGCACCAATATGTACTAGTGCCAGCAGGATTAAACTATTTAAGAACCATTACGTTTATATTAGTCATTGCTGCTTTAGTACAAATGGTAGAAATTATGCTGAAAAAAGTAAGTCCGTCCCTATATCAAGCATTGGGTGTATTTCTTCCTTTAATAACGACTAACTGTGCTGTTTTGGGTGTTGCTATATTAGCTTTAGGATTAGACAATGGCAGCTTATTAAAAGCCGTATTTTTTGCTATTTCAAACTCTCTTGGTTTTGCTTTGGCATTAATTGTTTTTGCAAGTATTAGAGAACAACTAGAACTCGCTAATATTCCAGAAGGTATGAAAGGGGTTCCTGTTAACTTATTAGTTGCAGGACTTTTATCTTTAGCGTTTTTAGGGTTTACTGCTTTGGTGTAA